Proteins from a single region of Vibrio sp. DW001:
- a CDS encoding metalloregulator ArsR/SmtB family transcription factor yields the protein MNLESVAKALKELGHPTRLSIYKTVVKAGFQGIAVGKIQEILKIPNSTLSHHISSLASADLIKQRREGRTLYCVAEYENLEGVINYLREECCADESAQETEHLLLS from the coding sequence ATGAATCTAGAAAGCGTTGCGAAAGCACTGAAAGAACTTGGTCACCCGACCCGCCTAAGCATATATAAAACGGTGGTTAAGGCAGGCTTTCAAGGTATTGCTGTTGGGAAAATTCAAGAGATATTGAAAATCCCAAATTCTACTTTATCTCATCATATTTCTAGCCTCGCTTCCGCCGATCTGATTAAACAACGACGAGAAGGCCGCACACTATACTGTGTAGCAGAGTATGAGAATTTAGAAGGCGTGATCAATTATTTACGGGAAGAGTGTTGCGCAGACGAGTCGGCCCAAGAAACTGAACACCTTTTACTCAGTTAA
- a CDS encoding sugar O-acetyltransferase — protein MRTEKEKMLAGEAYLAWDKELYSERVACRKTLQILNNSLPNSDEWKASITQLISNATDDTYIEPPFRCDYGGNIRVGKNFYANFNCIILDVNRVDIGDNVLLAPNVQIYTAGHPTDVKSRVEEGVEFGLPITIGDNVWIGGGVIICPGVSIGTNSVIGAGAVVTKDVPENVVAAGNPCRVIKKIDNT, from the coding sequence ATGAGAACTGAAAAAGAAAAAATGTTGGCTGGCGAGGCCTATCTCGCTTGGGATAAAGAACTGTATTCGGAACGTGTCGCTTGCCGTAAAACATTACAAATACTAAATAATAGCTTACCAAATAGTGACGAATGGAAGGCATCGATCACGCAACTGATTTCAAATGCGACTGATGATACCTATATCGAACCACCTTTTCGATGTGATTACGGCGGTAATATCCGCGTAGGTAAGAACTTTTATGCTAATTTTAACTGCATTATATTAGATGTGAATCGAGTTGATATTGGTGATAACGTACTCCTTGCGCCCAATGTTCAAATCTATACCGCGGGTCACCCAACGGATGTAAAAAGTAGAGTTGAAGAGGGTGTTGAATTTGGCCTACCGATCACAATCGGTGATAATGTGTGGATAGGTGGAGGCGTAATCATCTGTCCGGGTGTGTCAATTGGTACCAATTCAGTGATTGGTGCTGGTGCCGTAGTTACCAAAGATGTACCGGAAAATGTGGTTGCAGCGGGTAATCCGTGCAGGGTTATTAAGAAGATTGATAACACCTGA
- the rbsA gene encoding ribose ABC transporter ATP-binding protein RbsA, which produces MTQPILELTGIDKAFPGVKALDNACLNVYPGRVMALLGENGAGKSTLMKVLTGIYSLDAGDIRYQGVNAAFQGPKHSQEAGISIIHQELNLIPELTIAENIFLGRERVSPLGRIRWSEMYKEADALLARLNVKHSSRDQLGSLSLGEQQMVEIAKALSFDSKVIIMDEPTDALTDTESESLFAVIEELRQEGCGIVYISHRLKEIFQMCDDITVLRDGKFINQCTVAGTNEDLLIEMMVGRKLEEQYPRINAVHGTTCLEVNNLTGSGVNNVSFTLDRGEILGISGLMGAGRTELMKAIYGALPKESGKVMLDGKVIDPQNPQEGLAQGIAYISEDRKGDGLVLSLSVKENMSLSCLEQLSKGIQIQHKDEIMAVEDFINLFNIKTPSRNQIIGNLSGGNQQKVAIAKGLMTRPKVLILDEPTRGVDVGAKKEIYQLINKFKAEGMSIILVSSEMPEVLGMSDRIIVMHEGHISGEFDAKEADQEKLMACAVGKKVSEVAA; this is translated from the coding sequence ATGACTCAACCAATTTTAGAGCTAACGGGTATAGACAAAGCCTTTCCCGGTGTGAAAGCACTAGATAATGCTTGTCTCAACGTATACCCAGGTCGTGTTATGGCACTGCTTGGCGAAAATGGTGCAGGTAAGTCTACGTTGATGAAGGTGCTAACAGGTATCTATTCTTTAGATGCAGGGGACATCCGATATCAAGGTGTCAACGCCGCATTTCAAGGGCCGAAGCATTCTCAGGAAGCGGGCATCAGTATTATTCATCAGGAATTAAATCTTATTCCTGAATTAACGATCGCAGAAAATATTTTTTTGGGCCGTGAAAGAGTATCACCATTAGGCCGCATTAGATGGTCTGAAATGTATAAAGAGGCGGATGCACTGCTTGCTCGTCTTAATGTCAAACATAGCTCTAGAGACCAACTTGGTTCGCTGAGTCTTGGTGAACAACAAATGGTTGAGATCGCAAAAGCGCTCTCATTTGATTCGAAGGTCATCATTATGGATGAACCTACCGATGCATTAACCGATACAGAGAGTGAGTCACTGTTTGCGGTTATAGAGGAATTGCGTCAAGAGGGATGTGGCATTGTCTATATTTCACATCGTTTGAAAGAGATCTTCCAAATGTGCGATGACATCACGGTATTGCGTGACGGCAAGTTTATCAATCAATGCACGGTCGCGGGAACCAATGAGGATCTGCTCATTGAGATGATGGTAGGTCGTAAACTTGAAGAACAATATCCTCGAATCAATGCGGTTCACGGGACCACCTGTTTGGAAGTGAATAATCTAACTGGTTCGGGTGTTAATAACGTCAGCTTTACATTAGATAGAGGTGAGATCCTCGGCATTTCTGGTTTGATGGGGGCAGGTCGTACAGAGCTAATGAAAGCGATATATGGGGCGTTACCAAAAGAGTCTGGCAAGGTGATGTTGGATGGAAAAGTAATCGATCCGCAAAACCCACAAGAAGGATTAGCACAAGGCATTGCCTATATTTCCGAAGATCGTAAAGGCGATGGGTTGGTATTGAGCTTGTCGGTTAAAGAAAATATGTCACTTAGTTGTTTAGAACAGCTGTCGAAAGGGATCCAAATTCAACACAAAGACGAAATTATGGCAGTAGAAGATTTTATTAACCTCTTTAATATTAAAACGCCGAGTCGCAATCAGATTATTGGCAATCTTTCTGGTGGTAATCAGCAAAAAGTGGCTATCGCGAAGGGGTTAATGACAAGGCCAAAGGTGTTGATCCTAGATGAACCAACACGTGGCGTAGATGTTGGCGCTAAAAAAGAGATATACCAACTCATCAATAAGTTCAAGGCAGAAGGAATGAGCATTATATTAGTCTCTTCGGAAATGCCGGAAGTGCTTGGAATGAGTGACCGAATTATTGTTATGCACGAAGGCCACATCAGTGGTGAATTTGATGCAAAAGAAGCGGATCAAGAGAAACTTATGGCTTGTGCTGTTGGTAAAAAAGTAAGTGAGGTAGCAGCATGA
- a CDS encoding amino acid ABC transporter permease — protein MLHKKNNWAWHFLFVLALIGIGFSVYSASQKINYTWQWNRIVPYIIDSSPTETIADSDGTVITVEKDNIVIEFDNGDPAQRIEKADDVFVVEGDLVFAGDRISSLNQQSMGVLLIGLITTIQLSIISLSFAIVIGLVAALMRISTNPLSRNFAFLYVEIIRGTPLLVQIFIVYFFLGTIFDLDRFTAGITALSVFTGAYIAEIIRSGIQSIPQGQMEAARSLGMSYPKAMTYVILPQAFKRTLPPMAGQLINLIKDSSLVSVISITDLTKAGREVVAGSFATFEVWFAVAALYLVLTSTLSFGVQRIEKRLSNSD, from the coding sequence ATGCTACATAAAAAGAATAATTGGGCTTGGCACTTTTTATTTGTACTCGCTCTTATCGGCATTGGTTTTTCTGTTTATTCTGCTTCACAAAAAATAAATTATACATGGCAATGGAATCGAATTGTCCCATACATCATTGACTCTTCACCAACTGAAACGATAGCCGATAGTGATGGTACGGTTATTACGGTCGAAAAGGACAACATTGTTATTGAATTTGACAATGGAGATCCGGCTCAACGGATTGAAAAGGCAGATGATGTGTTTGTAGTAGAGGGTGATTTAGTCTTTGCTGGCGACAGAATTTCTAGCCTAAATCAGCAGAGTATGGGTGTACTTTTAATCGGATTGATTACGACGATTCAACTCTCGATTATTTCATTGTCTTTTGCCATTGTCATTGGCTTAGTTGCCGCATTAATGCGTATATCCACAAATCCATTGAGTCGAAATTTCGCTTTTTTGTATGTTGAGATTATTCGCGGTACGCCACTTCTTGTGCAGATCTTTATTGTTTATTTTTTCTTAGGCACAATTTTCGATCTGGATAGATTTACCGCAGGTATTACCGCGCTGTCTGTCTTTACCGGGGCGTATATTGCAGAAATCATCCGTTCGGGTATCCAATCGATCCCACAAGGACAAATGGAAGCAGCACGTTCTTTGGGTATGAGTTATCCCAAGGCAATGACTTACGTCATCTTACCCCAAGCATTTAAGCGCACGCTACCACCTATGGCTGGACAATTGATTAACCTAATAAAAGATTCTTCATTGGTGTCGGTCATTTCCATTACGGATTTGACTAAGGCTGGTCGAGAAGTCGTTGCTGGTAGCTTTGCTACATTCGAAGTATGGTTTGCGGTTGCGGCGCTTTATCTTGTACTAACTTCCACACTATCTTTCGGCGTACAGCGCATTGAGAAGAGGCTATCAAACAGTGACTAG
- the rbsD gene encoding D-ribose pyranase, producing MKKTRLLNSELSYLVATLGHKDEITIGDAGLPIPEGVERIDLALTHGVPGFIQTVEVLLSESQIEGVIIAEETKQVSPELHSQLLEVIKKDSQSTGKETNITYVSHEEFKVHSFDSKAIVRTGECTPYANVIFQTGVTF from the coding sequence ATGAAAAAAACACGCTTATTAAATTCTGAACTTTCTTATCTTGTCGCGACATTAGGGCACAAAGATGAAATTACGATTGGTGACGCGGGACTGCCCATTCCAGAAGGCGTAGAACGAATTGATCTAGCTTTAACTCATGGTGTTCCTGGTTTTATTCAGACGGTTGAAGTATTACTTAGTGAGTCTCAAATTGAAGGCGTCATCATTGCGGAAGAAACGAAACAAGTGAGTCCTGAGCTACATTCTCAATTGCTTGAAGTGATTAAAAAAGACAGCCAGAGTACAGGTAAAGAAACGAACATAACTTATGTTTCTCATGAAGAATTTAAAGTTCACTCTTTTGATAGTAAAGCGATAGTAAGAACGGGCGAATGTACGCCTTATGCCAATGTGATTTTTCAAACTGGTGTCACTTTTTAA
- a CDS encoding transporter substrate-binding domain-containing protein has product MKHKIGKLAAYSAIILCSAGATAGPILDGIAESGELRACFDAGYMPFEMKSTNNSYIGFDIDLGKVMAKQMGVKYVPVNTAWDGIIPALITGKCDIIMAGMTITAPRNMKVNFADPYIVVGQSILLNPKLKGEINSYKDLNDPKYVVASKLGTTGETVVKRMLSKAEYNAFETETDAALEVINGKADAMIYDMPFISIYAAQNSEKINAILEPFTYEPLGWAVKQGDPDMVNFLNNYLRQIKGDGTYERIYAKWFKSDAWLKQIK; this is encoded by the coding sequence ATGAAGCATAAAATAGGTAAGTTAGCCGCATATAGTGCGATAATCCTCTGCTCTGCAGGAGCGACAGCAGGACCAATTTTAGACGGTATTGCAGAATCTGGTGAACTACGCGCGTGTTTTGATGCGGGTTATATGCCATTTGAAATGAAGTCTACTAACAACAGCTACATCGGTTTTGATATCGATTTAGGTAAAGTGATGGCGAAGCAGATGGGTGTGAAATATGTGCCTGTAAACACAGCATGGGATGGCATTATACCTGCACTTATTACCGGCAAATGTGACATTATTATGGCGGGTATGACGATAACGGCACCTCGTAATATGAAGGTGAATTTTGCGGATCCATATATCGTTGTTGGCCAATCTATACTCCTAAATCCTAAGTTGAAGGGTGAGATTAACAGCTACAAAGACCTTAACGACCCTAAATATGTAGTAGCAAGTAAGCTTGGTACAACCGGTGAAACGGTGGTAAAAAGAATGTTAAGTAAGGCGGAGTATAACGCGTTTGAAACTGAAACTGATGCCGCATTGGAAGTAATAAATGGTAAGGCTGATGCGATGATCTACGACATGCCGTTCATCTCTATCTATGCTGCTCAAAATAGCGAGAAAATAAACGCAATTCTTGAACCATTCACCTACGAACCGCTTGGTTGGGCTGTTAAACAGGGCGACCCCGATATGGTCAACTTTTTGAATAATTACCTTCGTCAAATCAAAGGCGATGGCACTTACGAGCGTATCTATGCCAAGTGGTTCAAGAGTGATGCTTGGTTAAAACAAATTAAATAA
- a CDS encoding alpha-amylase family protein: MLSHSLSEKALKQVLSSVTLPTLTNKEETVFLERLDRHFPELVSKLHLLYSDQYDFFFHLQSLIKRLASAFASRKPELKIRDEQRLLDPTWYRSEKMLGMALYVDLFAGDLKNLKLKLPYFQSLGVNYIHLMPLYQSPKGDSDGGYAVSDYRKVDSTLGSEKDLEDLAVTFSEAGISLVLDFVFNHTSNEHEWAKKALAGDPEFAEFYHFFDDKKEVDEYNQTCREIFPTVRRGSFTYLDQSNKWVWTTFNSFQWDLNYSNPAVFNAIADEMLFLANIGCEGLRLDALAFIWKEKWTQCENLAKAHTLIQAFNLCLQIVAPAVQFKSEAIVHPDEVAKYIDKNECQLSYNPLMMALLWESLATRETKLLTASLQKSFDIAPDCAWVNYIRCHDDIGWTFDDNVASQLGINGFDHRRFLNQYYTGRFEGSFAKGVPFQENPTTGDCRVCGSLASLAGLEKAIISGDTQALDHAIKRILLLNSISLSIGGIPLIYQGDEIGALNDHTYLDDEFKKEDSRWVNRPAITAEIVNLAKHATSPQGIVNRQLKQMIAIRQSESVFGEASTQILETYRSHLFAYSREHKNGEKLLVICNFSEHPQSIPSSIFDLLQADQMVDLLTGNDIPHNQEITLGGYVVLWIKKSEIGTVNEN, translated from the coding sequence ATGCTGTCACATTCGTTGAGCGAGAAAGCATTAAAACAAGTCTTGAGTTCAGTCACCCTGCCAACGTTGACCAATAAAGAGGAAACGGTTTTTCTAGAGCGTTTAGATCGTCATTTTCCAGAATTGGTGTCAAAACTCCATCTACTCTATTCAGATCAGTATGATTTTTTCTTTCATCTTCAAAGCTTAATCAAACGTTTGGCGTCGGCATTTGCCAGTCGTAAACCTGAGTTAAAAATTAGAGACGAGCAGCGTCTTCTCGATCCTACTTGGTATCGAAGTGAAAAAATGTTGGGCATGGCGCTTTACGTCGATTTGTTTGCTGGTGATTTAAAAAACCTTAAATTAAAGCTACCCTATTTTCAAAGCCTCGGAGTTAATTACATCCACTTAATGCCGCTGTACCAGTCACCTAAAGGCGATAGTGACGGTGGTTATGCGGTATCAGATTATCGTAAAGTTGATTCAACATTAGGAAGTGAAAAAGACCTAGAGGATCTCGCGGTTACTTTTAGCGAAGCGGGTATTAGCTTAGTTCTTGATTTTGTGTTTAACCACACCTCAAATGAGCATGAGTGGGCAAAAAAAGCATTGGCTGGCGACCCAGAGTTCGCGGAGTTTTATCATTTCTTCGATGATAAGAAAGAGGTGGATGAATATAATCAAACATGTCGTGAAATTTTCCCTACGGTAAGACGAGGAAGTTTTACCTATCTAGATCAATCAAATAAATGGGTTTGGACAACATTTAATAGTTTCCAATGGGACCTTAATTATTCTAACCCTGCGGTGTTTAACGCGATTGCGGATGAAATGCTTTTTTTAGCAAATATAGGGTGTGAAGGGTTGCGTCTAGATGCACTTGCGTTTATTTGGAAGGAAAAGTGGACACAGTGCGAAAATTTGGCCAAAGCACATACGCTTATACAAGCATTTAATCTTTGTTTGCAGATTGTGGCCCCCGCGGTTCAGTTTAAGTCAGAAGCGATTGTTCACCCAGATGAAGTCGCAAAATATATCGATAAGAATGAATGCCAGCTCTCATATAACCCACTTATGATGGCACTTTTGTGGGAAAGTTTAGCTACCAGAGAAACCAAACTATTGACGGCTTCGCTTCAGAAGAGCTTCGACATTGCTCCCGATTGTGCATGGGTGAATTATATCCGATGTCATGATGATATAGGATGGACATTTGATGATAATGTAGCGAGTCAGTTAGGGATAAATGGTTTCGATCATCGACGTTTTTTGAATCAATACTACACGGGTCGTTTTGAAGGTTCTTTTGCGAAAGGAGTACCATTTCAAGAGAATCCGACAACGGGCGATTGTCGAGTATGCGGCTCACTGGCTTCATTAGCGGGGCTAGAAAAAGCGATAATATCGGGGGATACACAAGCGCTGGACCACGCCATCAAACGGATATTACTTCTTAACAGCATAAGCTTGAGTATTGGTGGTATACCACTGATTTATCAAGGTGATGAAATTGGTGCATTGAATGATCATACTTATCTAGATGATGAATTTAAAAAAGAAGATTCTCGCTGGGTCAATCGACCCGCGATTACAGCAGAGATCGTCAACTTAGCGAAGCATGCGACGTCCCCACAAGGTATTGTTAATCGCCAGTTAAAGCAGATGATAGCTATTCGTCAGTCTGAATCTGTGTTTGGTGAAGCGAGTACACAGATACTGGAAACCTACCGTTCTCACTTATTTGCTTATTCACGTGAGCATAAAAACGGAGAGAAGCTGCTAGTTATCTGCAATTTCAGTGAACACCCACAATCGATACCAAGTTCTATCTTTGATCTGCTACAGGCGGATCAGATGGTTGACTTGTTGACGGGGAATGATATCCCACATAACCAAGAGATCACTCTTGGAGGCTATGTTGTACTTTGGATAAAAAAATCAGAAATTGGAACAGTTAATGAGAACTGA
- the dbpA gene encoding ATP-dependent RNA helicase DbpA, whose translation MSQIPFSTLSLSPALLQNLETLGYTSMTPIQAKALPLMLKGVDVIGQGKTGSGKTAAFGLSLLTNLNVKRFRVQCLVLCPTRELADQVAKEIRSLARSIHNIKVLTLCGGMPMGPQIGSLEHGAHILVGTPGRILDHLEKGRIDLSELNTLVLDEADRMLDMGFQDALDAIIGEAPTDRQTLLFSATFPEQIQTVANKIMKKPELVKVEATHDNTSISQFFYKVGNDTDRLNAVKKLLLSHRPESSVIFCNTKREVQEVAEELYQEGFDVIDLHGDLEQRDRNQALVQFSNKSISILIATDVAARGLDVDNLDMVINYQLSRDPEVHVHRIGRTGRAGSKGMACSLFSSNEMHRVAQIDEYMDLPIDPIALPNEEVLSEPTYQAEMVTIEISGGKKQKVRAGDILGALTGQDGIDGKKVGKINLFDMRSYVAVHKNVVKEALKKLENGKLKGRKFRARILR comes from the coding sequence TTGAGCCAGATTCCATTTTCTACTCTTTCTTTGTCGCCTGCTTTATTGCAAAACTTGGAGACATTGGGTTACACCTCAATGACACCCATTCAAGCAAAAGCATTACCCCTTATGCTTAAAGGCGTTGATGTTATTGGGCAAGGAAAAACCGGCTCAGGTAAGACGGCTGCGTTTGGACTTAGCTTATTGACTAACCTCAATGTAAAACGCTTTAGAGTTCAATGTTTAGTACTGTGCCCAACAAGGGAACTCGCTGATCAAGTAGCGAAAGAGATCCGATCGCTGGCGCGTTCTATTCACAATATTAAGGTATTGACACTTTGTGGTGGTATGCCAATGGGTCCACAAATTGGTTCACTTGAACACGGTGCCCATATTTTGGTCGGCACACCTGGTCGTATTTTGGATCACCTTGAGAAAGGACGTATTGATCTTTCTGAGCTGAACACTTTGGTTTTGGATGAAGCCGACAGAATGTTGGATATGGGCTTTCAAGACGCACTAGATGCGATAATCGGTGAAGCACCAACAGATAGACAAACACTCTTGTTTAGTGCGACCTTCCCAGAACAGATTCAAACAGTGGCTAACAAAATAATGAAAAAGCCTGAACTGGTTAAGGTTGAGGCAACCCATGATAATACAAGTATTTCGCAATTCTTCTACAAAGTAGGTAATGATACGGACAGATTAAATGCGGTCAAAAAGCTGCTATTGTCGCATCGACCTGAATCTTCTGTGATCTTCTGTAATACAAAACGTGAAGTTCAAGAGGTAGCTGAAGAGCTGTACCAAGAAGGGTTTGACGTTATTGATCTTCATGGTGATTTAGAACAAAGAGACCGAAATCAAGCTCTGGTTCAGTTTTCAAATAAAAGCATCTCTATCTTAATTGCGACGGATGTTGCGGCTCGTGGACTTGATGTTGATAATCTAGATATGGTTATCAATTATCAATTATCTCGCGATCCGGAGGTCCATGTACACCGTATAGGTCGTACTGGCCGTGCGGGTAGTAAAGGGATGGCGTGTAGCTTGTTTAGCAGTAACGAAATGCATCGAGTAGCACAGATAGATGAGTATATGGATCTTCCTATCGATCCCATTGCGCTGCCGAATGAAGAGGTATTGAGTGAGCCAACATACCAAGCTGAAATGGTGACGATAGAGATCTCCGGCGGTAAAAAGCAGAAAGTACGTGCAGGTGATATTCTTGGAGCATTGACAGGTCAAGACGGTATAGATGGCAAAAAAGTGGGCAAAATTAATCTTTTTGACATGCGTTCTTATGTAGCGGTACATAAAAATGTGGTTAAAGAAGCACTCAAAAAGCTAGAAAATGGCAAACTTAAAGGCCGCAAGTTCAGAGCACGAATTCTTCGTTAG
- a CDS encoding RNA-binding S4 domain-containing protein has translation MNEEQPDDLSTDEVEIEAIGIEISSQPIELYKLFKIANLVNGGGEAKHIISEGYVAVNGEIETRKRRKMFDGDLVEFNQEYYVVLCDLPEGELPEVFEEDLVAQEYQVVSDLDIESNDHETPDAPIQHEYEEAPLEETERESEESESEPEEPTKKSSGRKSIQFF, from the coding sequence ATGAACGAAGAGCAACCAGACGATCTCTCCACTGATGAAGTCGAAATTGAGGCGATCGGTATCGAGATCAGCAGTCAGCCAATTGAACTTTATAAATTATTTAAAATAGCTAACTTGGTCAACGGTGGCGGTGAAGCAAAACATATTATCTCAGAAGGTTATGTGGCCGTTAATGGTGAAATAGAGACCAGAAAACGTCGCAAAATGTTTGACGGCGATCTGGTCGAGTTTAATCAAGAGTATTATGTGGTTTTGTGTGATCTTCCTGAAGGTGAATTACCAGAAGTTTTTGAGGAAGATCTGGTCGCACAGGAGTATCAGGTGGTGAGTGACTTGGATATTGAGTCGAACGATCATGAAACGCCAGATGCGCCTATCCAACATGAATACGAAGAAGCCCCTCTGGAAGAGACAGAACGAGAAAGTGAAGAATCTGAATCAGAACCTGAAGAGCCTACAAAAAAAAGTAGTGGTAGAAAATCGATTCAGTTTTTCTAA
- a CDS encoding permease — MMVITQDMVMDTLGMFAFLAIELTILFLLISYLVGVLQEYIPPEKIQSILSGKNGKGYLVAGFLGAITPFCSCSTIPFLKGLLRAKAGFGTMMVFLFASPLLNPIIIGLFAVTFGLKVTAFYFAIALGVSVVAGYTLEKLGFEKYVKPEAYVTPETKGCTSSCGGKVKPVSKWIKIWNSTWTDFKKVLPYLVGGIALGSMIYGFMPTEFVASIASEDNPFAIPVAAIIGIPLYIRAEAVIPLSAALAAKGMGLGAVMALIIGSAGASLTEVILLKSIFRNQMVAAFLFVILSMAIGAGFLYQFIF; from the coding sequence ATTATGGTTATTACACAAGACATGGTTATGGACACGCTAGGTATGTTTGCCTTTTTAGCGATAGAGCTCACCATTCTCTTTCTATTGATTAGCTACCTTGTTGGTGTATTACAGGAATACATCCCACCAGAAAAAATACAGAGTATTCTGAGTGGCAAGAACGGTAAAGGGTACCTCGTAGCAGGTTTCCTCGGCGCAATCACGCCGTTCTGCTCATGCTCAACCATTCCTTTTTTGAAGGGCTTGTTGCGGGCGAAAGCGGGCTTCGGAACTATGATGGTTTTCTTATTTGCGAGCCCACTGTTGAACCCCATAATCATCGGGCTGTTTGCTGTAACGTTTGGACTAAAAGTCACCGCGTTCTACTTTGCTATCGCGCTGGGCGTATCCGTTGTAGCAGGCTACACACTTGAAAAACTTGGCTTTGAGAAATACGTAAAACCAGAAGCGTATGTTACCCCTGAAACCAAAGGGTGTACTTCCTCATGTGGTGGAAAAGTAAAGCCTGTAAGCAAATGGATAAAGATTTGGAACAGTACATGGACAGACTTTAAAAAGGTGCTTCCTTATCTGGTGGGTGGTATTGCGCTTGGCTCGATGATTTATGGCTTTATGCCAACAGAGTTTGTCGCGAGTATTGCAAGTGAAGACAATCCATTCGCTATTCCGGTCGCCGCGATAATTGGTATTCCATTGTATATCCGTGCTGAAGCTGTGATTCCCCTAAGTGCAGCGTTGGCCGCGAAAGGGATGGGACTTGGGGCTGTAATGGCGTTAATCATTGGCAGTGCAGGTGCAAGTTTAACGGAAGTGATTTTGCTTAAATCTATCTTCAGAAATCAGATGGTTGCCGCGTTCCTATTCGTCATCCTAAGCATGGCAATCGGTGCTGGTTTCCTATACCAATTCATCTTCTAA
- a CDS encoding amino acid ABC transporter ATP-binding protein: protein MVVAASVDKIYDNGCHALKKVSVTVKRGEVVVIIGPSGSGKSTFLRTLNQLEVVTDGDIIIDGINMYDSSTDINILRENVGMVFQSFNLFPHLSVKKNVMLAPLKVSKLDKEEVEKKAVQLLTRVGLAEKIEVFPSQLSGGQQQRVAIARALAMNPDLMLFDEPTSALDPEMVGEVLEVMKSLAEEGMTMVVVTHEMGFASEVADRVLFMEDGQLLVDDIPENFFENPSHPRLKTFLSSIL, encoded by the coding sequence ATGGTTGTCGCCGCGAGCGTAGATAAGATTTACGATAATGGCTGTCACGCATTAAAAAAGGTGTCTGTTACTGTAAAACGTGGAGAAGTCGTGGTGATTATCGGGCCGTCCGGTTCAGGTAAATCGACCTTCTTGCGCACATTAAACCAATTAGAGGTCGTGACAGACGGCGATATCATTATAGATGGTATCAATATGTATGATTCATCTACTGACATCAATATTCTACGTGAAAACGTTGGCATGGTATTCCAGTCCTTCAATCTATTCCCCCATCTTTCAGTCAAAAAAAATGTGATGCTTGCCCCATTGAAAGTATCGAAGCTAGATAAAGAGGAAGTAGAAAAGAAGGCCGTACAACTGCTGACTAGAGTAGGGTTAGCTGAAAAAATAGAGGTCTTTCCAAGTCAACTATCCGGCGGACAGCAACAGCGTGTTGCTATTGCACGTGCGTTAGCGATGAATCCGGATCTGATGTTATTTGATGAGCCAACATCTGCACTCGATCCAGAAATGGTCGGAGAGGTTTTAGAAGTGATGAAGTCACTTGCCGAAGAAGGCATGACCATGGTTGTGGTAACTCACGAGATGGGTTTTGCTAGCGAAGTAGCAGACAGAGTTCTGTTTATGGAAGATGGTCAGCTGCTTGTTGATGACATACCTGAAAACTTTTTCGAAAATCCGTCTCACCCACGATTGAAAACGTTTTTGTCGAGTATTCTGTGA